The proteins below are encoded in one region of Nitrosomonas ureae:
- a CDS encoding rhodanese-like domain-containing protein encodes MRKFLVALLIALFFIVTISKADNLSPESVEGARTVSTETAKLLFDKGYFFLDVRGLSDYRMGHVPGAYHLSVKSDFDEQKLSVIVKKDQPVVMYCNGTSCLGSSIAIEKAIGWGWTNIFYYREGIKDWNSKGYPIFAIRP; translated from the coding sequence ATGAGAAAATTCTTAGTAGCGCTATTAATTGCGTTATTTTTTATCGTCACTATATCTAAGGCGGATAATTTATCGCCAGAAAGTGTTGAAGGTGCGCGTACTGTAAGTACAGAAACTGCTAAGTTACTTTTCGATAAGGGATATTTTTTTCTGGATGTTAGGGGCTTGAGTGATTATAGAATGGGGCATGTTCCTGGTGCGTATCATCTTTCTGTAAAAAGTGATTTTGATGAGCAAAAATTAAGTGTAATTGTAAAAAAAGATCAACCTGTTGTGATGTATTGTAACGGTACTTCGTGCTTGGGTAGCTCAATTGCGATAGAGAAAGCAATTGGGTGGGGATGGACAAATATTTTTTATTATCGTGAAGGTATTAAAGATTGGAATTCGAAGGGATACCCGATTTTTGCGATAAGGCCATAA
- the ndk gene encoding nucleoside-diphosphate kinase yields MAIERTLSIIKPDAVAKNVIGQIYSRFESGGLKIIAARMVHLSQSDAEQFYAVHRERPFFNDLVSFMISGPVMVQVLEGEDAIKRNRDLMGATDPKKAEKGTIRADFADSIDANAVHGSDALETAMAEIACFFPTLNIYSR; encoded by the coding sequence ATGGCAATTGAAAGAACTTTATCAATTATTAAGCCTGACGCTGTTGCAAAAAATGTGATTGGACAGATTTATTCTCGTTTTGAATCAGGTGGCTTAAAAATTATTGCTGCACGGATGGTACATTTGTCACAATCTGATGCGGAGCAATTTTACGCAGTGCATCGTGAGCGGCCGTTTTTTAACGATCTGGTTAGCTTTATGATATCTGGGCCCGTGATGGTACAAGTATTGGAAGGGGAGGATGCGATTAAGAGAAATCGAGATTTAATGGGGGCAACCGATCCCAAGAAAGCTGAAAAAGGGACTATTCGTGCTGATTTTGCTGATAGCATTGATGCAAATGCAGTGCATGGTTCAGATGCATTAGAAACGGCAATGGCCGAAATTGCCTGTTTTTTCCCCACATTAAATATCTATTCTCGTTAA